One window of the Amblyraja radiata isolate CabotCenter1 chromosome 41, sAmbRad1.1.pri, whole genome shotgun sequence genome contains the following:
- the six5 gene encoding homeobox protein SIX5 — MAMLGSFGFTEEQVACVCEVLQQRGSVERLGRFLWSLPACDHLHKNESVLKAKAAVAFHRGNFRDLYKILESCHFSAHSHPKLQQLWLRAHYSEAEKLRGRPLGAVGKYRVRRKFPLPRTIWDGEETSYCFKEKSRGVLRDWYLHNPYPSPREKRELAEATGLTTTQVSNWFKNRRQRDRAAETKDRENAENSSPRAGPPHLPLPSAGLLLSSSDEEEALAELSPDPRDVTPGALYPPGLALQHTRFLQDSLLGTLTSSLVDLGS, encoded by the exons ATGGCCATGTTGGGTTCGTTTGGTTTCACGGAGGAGCAGGTAGCGTGCGTGTGCGAGGTATTGCAACAGAGAGGCAGCGTGGAGAGGCTGGGGCGCTTCCTCTGGTCGCTGCCGGCCTGCGACCACCTGCACAAGAATGAGAGCGTGCTGAAGGCCAAGGCTGCAGTAGCCTTCCACCGCGGCAACTTTAGAGACCTCTACAAGATCTTGGAGAGCTGCCACTTCTCAGCGCACAGCCACCCCAAGTTGCAGCAGCTGTGGCTCAGGGCTCACTACAGCGAGGCTGAGAAGCTGCGGGGACGGCCACTGGGCGCGGTGGGCAAGTACAGGGTACGCAGAAAGTTCCCATTGCCCCGCACTATCTGGGATGGAGAGGAAACCAGCTACTGCTTCAAG GAGAAGTCCCGGGGTGTTTTGCGAGACTGGTACCTGCACAACCCGTACCCGTCCCcgcgggagaagagggagttggcTGAGGCGACGGGACTCACCACCACGCAGGTCAGCAACTGGTTCAAGAACCGAAGACAGAGGGACCGAGCGGCCGAGACCAAGGACAG AGAGAACGCGGAGAACTCGAGCccgcgggccgggccgccccaccTGCCGCTGCCTAGCGCCGGGCTCCTCCTCAGCAGCTCGGACGAAGAGGAGGCGCTGGCCGAGCTGAGCCCCGACCCGAGGGACGTCACCCCCGGGGCTCTCTACCCCCCCGGCCTGGCCCTCCAGCACACTCGCTTCCTGCAGGACTCCCTCCTCGGCACCCTCACCTCCAGCCTCGTCGACCTGGGCTCCTGA